One genomic window of Chiloscyllium punctatum isolate Juve2018m chromosome 23, sChiPun1.3, whole genome shotgun sequence includes the following:
- the pafah1b2 gene encoding platelet-activating factor acetylhydrolase IB subunit alpha2 has translation MSQEGLNSAAVPLCAEDVQGDGRWKSLHNRFVLDCKDKEPDVLFVGDSMVQLLQQYEIWRDLFSPLHALNFGIGGDTTRHVLWRLENGELENIKPKVIVLWVGTNNHEHTAEEVVGGIEAIVHLINIRQPQAKVVVLGLLPRGEKPNPLREKNTEVNVLLKRSVLKFPNMQFLNVDAEFVHSDGTISHHDMFDYLHLTQIGYAKVCKPVYELLVQLLEETPEEKQATLA, from the exons ATGAGCCAAGAGGGTTTAAACTCCGCTGCAGTCCCACTCTGTGCAGAGGATGTCCAGGGAGATGGTCGCTGGAAGTCACTG CACAACCGATTTGTCCTGGACTGCAAGGATAAAGAGCCTGATGTCCTTTTTGTAGGTGATTCCATGGTGCAACTTCTGCAGCAATATGAG ATCTGGAGGGACCTGTTCTCACCACTGCATGCACTTAACTTTGGGATTGGAGGAGATACCACACGACATGTCTTATGGAGGCTTGAGAATGGAGAACTAGAAAACATCAAACCCAAG GTAATTGTCCTCTGGGTGGGGACCAACAACCATGAACACACAGCTGAGGAAGTAGTTGGTGGGATCGAGGCTATTGTGCACCTCATTAACATAAGGCAACCTCAGGCCAAAGTGGTGGTTTTG GGTCTCCTGCCACGTGGTGAGAAGCCCAATCCTTTGCGAGAGAAGAATACGGAGGTGAATGTGCTGTTGAAGAGATCTGTCTTGAAGTTCCCGAATATGCAGTTCCTGAATGTTGATGCAGAGTTTGTGCATTCCGATGGGACCATCTCCCACCATGACATGTTTGATTACTTGCATCTCACCCAAATCGGCTATGCCAAAGTCTGCAAACCTGTCTATGAACTGCTAGTTCAGCTCCTGGAGGAGACACCTGAGGAGAAACAAGCCACCCTGGCGTGA